The genomic region ATTGCCGTCGATCTTGTTTTAGTCTGACCCATTTATACATCCGTCAAACCCTGATTTTTTTTAGAACCGGGAAATGTATTTATCTTTTCCAAAAAAGAGAGAAGTGGAAAAATCCATTTTTTCTTATCTTCCACACGTCCCTTTCTTCTAGTATCTTCATACCACCGCAGCCCAGGCTCTCAGCCTTATCCCCTTCGTACAACACTATCACCAGGAATTCCCTTGCCTTTGCTCGTTCTCATGGCCGAGCACaagtcttcctcaagcgtcgcctGCTGTACCAGTGTCGAGCTCCCCACGCTCGCCGCTACTCCTAGCCCCTCTCCTCCCTGGATTTGGCCCAGTCTCCATCTCTCTTTCCAGCCATGGACGGCGACCTCTCCTGCCTACAGCAGGTCAGCGCCCCATCTCCTCAACATCTCGGCTCCCTGTCCCATCTCTCTCTCACGAGCCACTCTTCTCGTTCTCCATGGCGTCGACATGGGGCTCGCCCCTGCAACCTCGCCTCGCTGGGTCTCCTCAGGGCGCCGGGATGCTGCTTCCTATACATCGTGCGCCTCCCTGGTGCTTGCTCTCGCCCTAGTCCATGGAGCAGCAGCAGCCACGACACTCCTTCGTGTCGCGCCCTCGACGTGTTCGATGAAATACTGCAGCGAGCTCCAACTCGATCTGCACAGCCCCTGCGCGACGTCACAAACTCCGGTGAAACCTCGCTGCCCTTGCTGCTCTCAAGTCCCTTGTGTTTGATAAAATTTTAAAACTAGTATATGTCGTTGCTTGCAGCTCGTTGTCGATGTCGTGCTTCGGGCATCGAGTGTTCGACGAAAATCCCAAGTCCATGGACAGCACATACACAACTCAAATCCGATCGGCCAGGTTGTTTGATGTGTATTTTACTCATTTGATTTAGTTGATGATGTATTTGTATGTGTGGGGTGATGAGAAAAATAAAGGAGATGCGTCGTTCGGTAGTAAGGATTAAGTGAAAATGTAGTTTATGGTGTGAAGAGTGCGTCGATAAATATGTATGCCATTGAGTGGTTAAATGTTGTGTTGATCGGCTAGAGGTCCTATACAAGTGTCGTCGCTGTCCAAAAATTTATTTGGAAGCAAGTAGTGTCGATGCTTCGATTTCGGTTGAAGTCGGAGAATAATTCGAGGAGGTATATATGCGAGTGCTTTAAGTTCttaggtgttcaagttgtactgtAGAGTTCTATGCTATATGATGTTTATTTAGG from Zea mays cultivar B73 chromosome 6, Zm-B73-REFERENCE-NAM-5.0, whole genome shotgun sequence harbors:
- the LOC103629833 gene encoding uncharacterized protein LOC103629833, giving the protein MAEHKSSSSVACCTSVELPTLAATPSPSPPWIWPSLHLSFQPWTATSPAYSRSAPHLLNISAPCPISLSRATLLVLHGVDMGLAPATSPRWVSSGRRDAASYTSCASLVLALALVHGAAAATTLLRVAPSTCSMKYCSELQLDLHSPCATSQTPLVVDVVLRASSVRRKSQVHGQHIHNSNPIGQVR
- the LOC103629833 gene encoding uncharacterized protein isoform X2; the encoded protein is MAEHKSSSSVACCTSVELPTLAATPSPSPPWIWPSLHLSFQPWTATSPAYSRSAPHLLNISAPCPISLSRATLLVLHGVDMGLAPATSPRWVSSGRRDAASYTSCASLVLALALVHGAAAATTLLRVAPSTCSMKYCSELQLDLHSPCATSQTPLVVDVVLRASSVRRKSQVHGQHIHNSNPIGQVISLFCCGWC
- the LOC103629833 gene encoding uncharacterized protein isoform X1; the encoded protein is MAEHKSSSSVACCTSVELPTLAATPSPSPPWIWPSLHLSFQPWTATSPAYSRSAPHLLNISAPCPISLSRATLLVLHGVDMGLAPATSPRWVSSGRRDAASYTSCASLVLALALVHGAAAATTLLRVAPSTCSMKYCSELQLDLHSPCATSQTPLVVDVVLRASSVRRKSQVHGQHIHNSNPIGQVIYLVLFMSLLLCIMHII